A region of the Amycolatopsis sp. cg13 genome:
GGCGTACTGCGGCCCGGGATTGCCAAGGCCGGCGAGCAGAATCTGCTCGCCGGCCCCTGGCACGTCTTCGCTCACGAAAGAGAGCTTATTCGGCAGCTTCGGCGGAGGCTTCCTCGGCTTCGGCGTCCTCGTCAGCGGCACCGCGCGGGGCCTCGTTGACGGCGACGACGAGCGCCTCGGCGTCGGTGACCAGCTCGGCGCCGGCGGGCAGGGTGACCTCGCCCGCGGTGATCTGGGTGCCGGCCTCGATGCCCTCGACGGAGACCTCGAACTGCTCGGGGATGTGCAGCGCCTCGACCTCGACCTGGATCGTGTCGAGGTCCTGGGCGACCAGGGTGCCCGGGCCCGCGGTGCCGGTGACGACGACCGGGACGTCGACGGTGACCTTCT
Encoded here:
- a CDS encoding 50S ribosomal protein L25/general stress protein Ctc is translated as MSEVRLSVEPRTEFGKGAARRTRRAGKIPAVLYGHGSDPRHFALPAIEFARVVRENGTNAVITLDLEGSSELALTKTIVVHPLKNYIEHVDLLVVKRGEKVTVDVPVVVTGTAGPGTLVAQDLDTIQVEVEALHIPEQFEVSVEGIEAGTQITAGEVTLPAGAELVTDAEALVVAVNEAPRGAADEDAEAEEASAEAAE